The following nucleotide sequence is from Phocoena sinus isolate mPhoSin1 chromosome 14, mPhoSin1.pri, whole genome shotgun sequence.
ggggtggggggaggatgggttgggagtttggggttagcaggtgcaaactattatatatagaatagataaacaacaaggtcctactgtatagcacagggaactatattcaatatcctgtgataaactgtagtggaaaagaatatgaaaaagaatgtatatatatgtataattgagtcactttgctgtactgcagaaattaatacaacattgtaaatcaactatacttcaataaagtaaaattttaaaaaacaattttaaaaaaagagagagagagacaggtctCAGGAAAacccaaccctgctgacaccttgatcttgaacttctagtctccagaactgtaagaaaataagtttctgttatttaaaccacccagtctgtggtattttgttaggcagctctagcaaactgaTACCAgcgttttcttactttctggcgcCACaaggctcatcttgtactttcctgccccagccctggaatcagccatttcttcaaagatTACTAGTTCTTGGAGAACAATATTTAGAAACCAGGATCTATACCTGGTGTCCCTATTGTTTATTGTTCCCAGCCATCTCCATGGAAGAGCTAGGAaatgtaggtgtgtgtgtgtgtgtgtgtgtgtgtgtgtgtgtgtgtgtaagcaccCCCCATGCTTTGACATCATACAGAATTTAAGAAACTCATGAGGCTAATGATAGTCTATTATATTTACCCCAGTTTTTTTCACTCATTCCAttgttccccttttctttctgaaGTTCCCAGTcttctgttattgtttttttatgttttcataacAGTAGGTGATATCTGGACTTTCCAGTGCCATTGGATATGAGTTTCAGGAAACACTGAGCCTGGATCACTTAACGCCTCTGTATCCATTTCTGTGTTTGTCTGTATATATGTTAGAAACCATGAATTCCTATTGCTAACCTGTGATTTCCATCCAATAGCACGAGGTTCATTCTAGCCGCCCCTCATTCCTTATTTGCCTCATCTTAGAAGATGTGTAGTTTCAGAATTATTAACTGGTACCCTTGTGAGAAACAAACCTACCAATTGTTCCTGGTTCTTTTTGCCTCTAACCTTAGGTTATATGGTAAGAATACTATGTTCACATCACTAGCGttatttctcccttcctccccttcagTGTGGTTGAGTTATTCATTCAAACCTCAGTtaaattggtttttgttttttattccattttctctatCTGCTGCCCGATCCTTGCtggttggttttatttatttgtttgtttgtatgtgaAACTTTAACATGGTTCAAAAGGTCAAAACTTTACAAATAACTATACTTGGAGAAGTTTACTCCTCTCTCATCTTTTCCCATCTCCCCTTCCTCGCACCCTGTTCCCTTGTGCCCTGTAGGTAACCAAGCCCAGTCATTTCTGAATTATCCTTCCTGTGTTTCTTTGGGTTTGGCCACTGCATCCCATCCAGAGACGATTCCTTACAGTGAACTCCAGAGCATACACATCTCAAATACTGATGCTGGCATGGAGCGACGCTGCGTTGTCTTATTCCTTAACTCCAATCAGTTAATCAGTCAGTGATTATTTGgggcttactctgtgccaggcactgggttagATGCAGGGCACGGAAGCCTGGGCCAGATGGTGAAGGAGGCTGTTCTGACACCCTGTGCCTTCTCACCCTTGGAATCTGTCCCTTCCCTCATCTGCTCACCTCTCTCCTTTGTCTCTCCTTCTTCCGGTCTGTTGTTCCCTGCCTGTTTCACAAAGCTGTTGTTATTTCAGTGACTAACCAAGACTTAAATACTATCAGTCATGTATCCAATTTATGATATTACTCTTACAAATAGTCAACACTAAATAACATTGACAACTGGCCAGAACTACTCAAGCTAACGTTGGTTACTGACTAAATGTGATGGGAAAAATCAAATCTTCCTCATCATATTGGGTCTCCCAGGACACATGTATGTGCAGAAATACTATGACCATGAAGGAAAAATCCCAAGGGCAATAAAAAGTTGGTTATGTACAAAATGCTAAATCTAATCTTTGTTGCAAAAGTAAAACTGACATGGACTAATCCCAATGGAAATTTTAGTGgaggataaataaaaatggaaaaaatggaaactctTTATGCTTACAGAAAATGACTCCATGGATTCTGGaccagaaaatacaaaatacaggagggagggggagcaagaggggaggctggagaggaggcCAGGGGGCCAGACTTGTGCCTAATTCCCAGGGCGGTGGGAAGCACTGATGAGCTGTAAATAGGGGAGTTACGTCAAGTTTACATTTAGAAGTGTGTCGCTGAGTGTGCTGTAGAAAACGGAGAGGGCAAGATGTGTGCTTCTGAGGCCCTGCCCTGAACCCCAGAGCTGAGGAAGGGCCAGATAAAGGCGAaggactggggagggaggggaggataggaaaagaaagagagagggaactGTGGCTATAGATGGTGGGAAAAGGATGCGAAATTGGAGGCGTCTTAGTTCTTAGAGAGCTAGGCCTTGGAGGGGAGAAAAGTTAGGAAAGACCGTGAATAGGGGGAGGATAAGGTGAGGGGCAGTCCAGATAGAAGAGGGGTtgtgggcagaggagagggagcaCAGGCCCACAGGAGAGACCCTGGAGAGGAGTCTCAGAAGGTATGTGAGAAGAAACTGTTCGGGGAACTATTGCAGCAGGGTGGGTGGTccctgtctcccccaccccccagaactctcatacactgctgctgGGAGTGTCAAAGAGTGCAGCCATTTAGGGAAATGATCTGTCAGTTTCTCATAAAGTTTATTCACCCTATAACCCATTCCACTAGTAGGTAGTGGAGACACATGGAGAAGTAAAGACACATGTCCACATAAAGACTTGTacagaatgttcacagcagctttatttataacagcTGAAGACTGAAAATGACCCACATTTCATCAACAAGAAAATGGACAGAcacattgtggtacatccatacagcgGAATACCGCCCTGCTGACTGGTATACGAATTCTGTGAAACAATCTACCAGTCTATGCAGCGACATGGACAAACCTCAAAAACTTTATGCTGAGCTAAAGAAGCCAAACACAGCAAACAGTACATGCTGTCGGATTCTGCTCATATAAATTTCTAGAACAGGCCAGAGTAACCTGGTGGAAATCAGAACAGTGGCTGCCTGACGTTGGAAGGTATTGACTaggaaggggcatgagggaactttctgagatgatggaaatattctgccTCGTTAGGGACCTGGATTACACAAGTGGAAGCATTTGGCAAAACTCATGAGACCTACACTTAAGATCTGCacatttcactgtatataaattatatatcaattataaaaCAGTCTATTGCGGTCTGGGAAGATTGGAAGTAGCATTACAGATCAGAAGTGATTTCTTCCTTTGGCTTgtattttcttcctgattcttGGCTTCAAaggttctttgttttaaagtgcaTTAGCCTGCTTGTCAGGGCTCTCTCTGACGCAGCCAGCTGGCCGTGGCCCCCAGCCTGCTCTCCCTTTATTCTCCGTGCTCAGAATGCCCACATCCTCTTGTGCCCTTACGCGTACCAGCTCCATCCTGGGTTCTCCAGCCAATGAGACCCTTAAAGGGGCTGGACCTTTTTTGTCTTAATGTTTCAAGACACAATTTGACAAGATGGGCAGGAGTAGGGGCCATGTGGTGTCACGGAGATGGTGGGGCCTTTGGAATTGCCTCCACCTGGCTTTGAATCCAGAGGTAATCCCTGTGTGGCCTTGAACCCGTATACCTGAGCCCCAGTTTTCTTCtgtgtaaactggggataatagCACCCATCTTGTAGTAGTGGGACACCTGTGCGTGGCACTCGGGAGCCAGGGAGCCTGGCGGCTGGGGTCCTGGCTGCCTCTGCTGTGGCTTCTGCCCAGCGGGTGCTGCTTCCAGGCTCTCCCCCCCTGCAGGCCGCCCGCTGGGGCTCTGGGCGCACCGTCTCCCCTCGCGTGTCCGGTGCTGTCATCTTACGTCTTGTTGAGAGCTGAGTCAGGAAGCTCAGCTAAAGGACACTGACCTCGTACTATTCTCGTTATGTTTTAAGGGTATCAGCATGGAAGGCGTGAGTGAGAATAAAATGGTGCCCTCTGATTTTAGCACAGGACCTCTTGAAAAAGCTGCCAAACCTTTGCCATTTAAGGATCCCAACTTTGTGGTAAGCATCTAAggtgttttagaaataaaaacccaaacaactaTACCTCGGCCCCTGATCTTGCTGGGCCTGCAGCCCAGGCAGCACTGGTGCCCCGTCTCCATCAGCCCAAGTCACCGCCTCCTCCACCGTGGGCTGTTGTAGGAGCGGTAGGGGCAGGAGAAGAAGGCCCTTCCTGTTGACCTCCCAGTGTGCCAATTCCCAAGGATTTTGGTGTCCTTTGTGGAGCTCATTAAAGGATACCATCTTGAGAGTGGGTCACTTCCACGATGACTGCTCACCTTCCTTCTTCATAAGATTTAGATGAGGCTTGAAATAATTAACTAAAAGAGGAGTGCTTGAGGGGTAGGATAAATGACATGATTCAGATTATACcattgaagtttatttttcattaattagcTTTGAAAATACAGCGTTAACAGTTGTAACAGATTTTTGtattccttccattttattttgtcatcGTCATaagacaacaaagaaaaaaaaatttccagaaggCTTGCTGTGCCATGATTGAGGCTTCCTTGGGTTTTCCTGGAGCACCAGTAATTTACAAGGTGGAGACTGGCCCTCAGAAAGGAATTTGGAGATGTGGTCATGAGTTTAAATCTAACTCtgtagtaaatttattttaaagtagtgGGAAATTCATGAGTGAATTCCATAAAGTTAGACCCAATAAAGGATGTGATTTTCTATgtgcatataaaaaaaaaataaccttttgtTTCTACTCCATCACCAACTAACTCATATGTTTTGACAGTCCAAAAGCTGtagtttttttaataagtaagaTTGAAGTGTACGgtgtaatactttttaaaaaagtcttagGGTACACTGACTGCTGATTGAATGAGGGGTTTACTACAGTTATGAATATGCATAAATGTCAGGTACTGAAGTGATCATCTCTcctgatttctgtttcttccaatccGTGTTTTCGCCTCGAGCACTCCGGCCATGGTGGCGCAGCGGCTGGCAAGAAGAATAGAACCTGGAAGAACCTGAAACAGATTCTGGCTTCTGAAAGGGCACTGCCATGGCAACTGAATGATCCTAACTGTGAGCTGACTAGAACCTCCGATGTGTTTATAATGTCAGACTAGGAACTTTCTTATAACAAACCCACATTATTGTGTTTGCATTCATGTAGAAACAATTTTTAGCTTGGGAATTTTACGGTGGCATCCACATAGGGAGATTATGTGTATATTTCCTCATAGCTATATTCTGTGTTGAACCTGTGTGTTTGCGTTGTCATGGATGTGTGGTTTTTAGTGTCACTGGTAACATTTCAGTCTGCAGCAGTAGTACGCTGCAGTATTTCCAAATCTGTGTTACGTGTTCTGCTCAGCTTCCGTGGAAAGTACAGGTTCGAACTTCCTTCCATCTCTTGCCCTACTGCACGTCTTTCATGGGGGTGACTCAGACGGGTGACAGGTGAACTAGTCAGTTGCCTGGGTGTGGACATTCCGGTGTCTGGATGCTCAGATCCAATTAGTGGGTTGTTTGGCATCTCATCACATCAGGCCATGTAACTGGAGACAGTGAAAGTAGCTTGTGGGCAGATGAGCTTTCCCGTGGTTCTGCTGGAGTGGAGGGTCCCTGGGGACAGGGCAGAGCTGGATCTGGAGCCTGCACTTGGTCTACGACATCCTGCATTATTTCCCCAGAGAATTCTCTGAGTACTGAATCGCAAAGTAAAAAGTTCAGGAACATTATCAAGCagtattttaggggaaaaaaaaaaaaaaagggaaagggtcTGAACGTTTTAAAGCCagtttagttcttttctttttttctttcccccagacTTCAGTATTGATGCTCCTCCGTCCTTTAAACCAGCGAAGAAGTATTCTGATGTTTCAGGACTTCTTGTGAGTATAATTACATCTCTGTGTCTTACAACATCGAACTGAAAAGGAGATTTCACGGTACTGTCTATTTAGAAAGTGTTGGATATTGACACTGGTCCTGCCGGAGCCCGTGTACTCTGAACAGGTAATGGGTTTGTGCGGAAGCATCCACTCAGTTATTTAAGAGTGGCTGCAACCTGGGGCATCCATGTGGGCAGCCTGGAGCGAGGGTTGCTCCCGAAAGCAGGAGACCTGAGTGTTAGTTTCCCTTCCTCTGCTTGTTAACTATATGAGAGAACATGAAAGAAACAacaatttcccatttttattgctgaagtttaaaaaaaaaatcctgcaattTAGAGAtgattgtattgggttggccaaaaagttcgtttgggtttttccgtaagatcttATGGACAAACCTGAacaaattttttggccaacccaatactttaaagaaaaaaaaattaaacttctttAAAGAGGCACTATGGTAAAGAtagtgattttcaaatttatttttaagcatcAGAATCCCTTTTCGAAATGAAATCTTTTACAGAATCCCCTGGAGCCCACCTGCCCACTGTGACCCCGTGTGGATCTGGTCCTCTGCcctttcccccactccccaccccaaggACCCCTACGGTGCTTCTAgggaaaacagtttgaaaaccagCAGTGCAGTTGGACAAGTGGGACTTGGGTAAGTCCCGGAACCTCAGCGACCCCAGAGAACCTCGTTTCCTTGTTTGCAGAACGTGGATGAAGTGTGGAATTTTCCACTCGCtttcttcatcctttttcattattattaaatttggAAGATGGGCTTCTTTTCATAACTGTAGAAATAATGAGACACCTCACTTTTTGAAGCTCATATACATCACTTAAATGCTTTACCTTTTTATGAAAATGTGTGACTCCAACTTCTGTAACACACTAAATTAATGATATTGGGAaagattttttattatatttttgaaagtaatgTTAGTTTTCCTCTCTGAGTTAGTCATATGTTTTAGCTTTTCCTCCAGAGAGCACACACTCTTCAGAGTACTACAGACTTGTTAACATAGACCTTAAATATAATGATCCTAAAAAATAGGGAGAGTAGAAGCACTATAAAGtgacgtctgtgtgtgtgtgtgtgtgtctgtgtgtctgtgtgtgtctgtgttgtgtGTTGGGTTCTTTTTGCGTCCATTCATGGGCATGTATCTTTTTCGAAAGGTCCCCTGAGGGGGCTTCcattagagaaaaatattgtagTCTTATGCTATCTCTTGTCTACTGCCTGAAGATAGTTGCCTCATATATTTGACCCATTTTAATAGTTGTTTATGGAAGGAGGGCTCATCTGGCACAAGTCATTCTGTTATGGCCCAGAGTGGAAATTTCTCCCTGTACCATTTTGTGCTGAGCTTGTAGAAGCCATGGTTTATGGCCAGACTTGGAGGGTGGCCCCTTAGAATGTAGCTTTATCCTCACCACTATCAGGCAGCTCATCCGCTAGTGGAGTGGTTTTCACACATTAGGAGGCATGGAAATCATCTTGAGAAGCATTGTTCCAGGCCCATTTATGCCATCGGCAAAGGACTTGTCATGTTATACATAACTAACCTCTTGCCCCACTGTGTGTAAGAATTAAGACATTCTGAATAGACAAAGAACTCTACCAAATCATTGAAAGACAATCCCATAGAAGAATCGGCTACAAGAATATGAATAGACAATTACAAGGAGGAAATACAGATGACCAATGAGCAGATGTTCAATGATAATTAGGAAAAAGACTCATCAggtaggaaagaaatgaagacatttggTTATATACCTTGTCACCAACATAGACAATGGACATCCTCCTACATGGCTCTCTTGAGGTGGGAGCCACGTTGGTACACATTCTCGGGAAAACGATTGGCACGACCTATCGAGACAAAAAGGTAGAGGCCTACGACCTAGCAATTTGCCTTCCAGCCAGCTCCCTAGAGAAATATTGTGTACAAGGAGCTTCATGCAGAAATGCTTATGAGAAAATGTGttagcaaaatattggaaacaacatAAAGTTCAACCAGTGGGGTAGGGCTGGGGGGTTCATACTATTCTGTGAGTTTGATGTACAGGTAACAACATGCGTAAACTTCCAAGATGTGGTGCAAAGCAGGATAAGTAGCATGGTACCTCTTCAGTAAAACTCAGTACACAGTCACAAAAAATACTGGGCACTTCTCtggtgtgtttgtatgtgtgtgtgagggtaTATTTATAAACAAGGTCTGGAAGGGTGCCCACCTAGCAGCGCTTTCCTCCGGGGAAGACAAAGGACTTCTGGATGGTAGATGGTAGTAAAAGGAGACTTTAGTCTTATttgcagtgttttctttttttagagaaGAATATGTTCACCTGTTACTTGTATAAATTAAACTTACgtaattaaaaagtaaagccgggggcttccctggtagcgcagtggttgagagtccgcctgccgatgcaggggacacgggttcgtgccccggtccgggaggatcccacatgccgcggagcggctgggcccgtgagccatggccgctgagcctgcgcgtccggagcctgtgctccgcagtgggagaggccacaacagtgagaggcctgcgtaccgcaaaaaaataaaaaataaaataaagccaggCTCATGTTTACACTGACCCATCTGTTCCAGCCAGTGGCCATTTCCCCTGTGTTGGGGCCTGGCCGGAAGGGATGCAGGGTCACACCTGTGTTTAGCCCTTGTTACAAGGCTCTGGGTGCGATGGGGGAGCAGCATATACTGCCTGTCCCCCTGTAACAAAGGAGGCGTGAAAAGCCGTGTGCTGCCTGCCCTCTGGGCAGGGGCCCTTTGCTTCATTCAGGCTGGAGGGACGGAGCGCAGAGGAGGGCAGACCGCAGGACTCCAGTTCTTTACTTGTTCATCTCTGAGGTGTCAtccagcctccttccctctgtTCAGAATACTAGGTCAGGTCTGGTCCGTGCAAGTTTTTGTTTGACCTCTTTGTTGGTGCAACAGTTCTCTGTATTCCGCATTATTTGTTCAGCAGCCTTCTTGGCAGTGAGGCCTGAACCTGGGCGGGCGGGCTTGGCACAGTTTGGTGGTGGGAGTGAGGCAGCCACAGAGATGGAACCGGGCCAGGGCTGGTTCATCCATGGAGGCCAGATAATCAAAGCCAGATGCACATGCCTGCACCCCTGCTCGGAACTGCAGGGCAGCTCCCCTGCCAGTTAGTACATCTAACTGCCTCATGGCCAGGAGCCCTCAGAAGGGACCTGCTGCTGTCTTTCCAGTTAAGCCTTCCTTTATATGAGTGGCACGAAAGGAAATGTGGTACAGAAAGGCAATATCTAGATTAAGCCAAAGGatcaaagttttgttttatatagaACTTTAATTAATCTTAGCTTTTTAGGAATAATCTCATTTTCCTGACACACAGACCTCAGATACCTTAGGGAGATCCCCAGTGATGGAACTGAAGACTTTTGAGAGCGTGAGAAACCCATGACTAAGTTCCCTTCAGCTTGTTGCTTCTTCAccaagcctccctccctccttagaTCCCAGCGCGTCTGGGTCCATGCAGAGACGACCGGCACTGGCGCAGACAATCCACACCTGAGTAATTGGCTGTTACCTGTCTAAACGTTAATGGcatcttttataattttgtaaaggAGCTCCAAATGACTCACcctcatgttttctgtttcaaaatcTGTAGGAGCCATGTGCCTTGAGGTAGACAGtaagtgaatattttctccaCTCTGCACCTGGGGAGAACAGACCAAAAGAGAATTTTGATATATCAGTGGGAAACAAGTTCTCTTTTCTGTGACTCTCCCcatcattcatttgtttgttcattcactcatcccTCGTTCACGGTAGCCGAAGGCCCACTGTGCGCTCTGCATCGCACTAGGAGACAGTACAGCCAGGATCCAGTGATAAGCAAGCCACAGGGTTCTTGCCTCGTGGAGACTTACAGCCTAGGCTTCAGGCAGAGTCACACAGATGATAAACGTAAGAGCAACAGAGGTAAGCATTCCACCGGAGACAGGGGTGCTGAGGTGAACGTGAGGATAGGGTCCTGACTGCCTGTGGGGCAGATAAAGCTTCCCCGATGATGCGACTTCGGGATAAGCAGGTGGTCACTGGGCAAGGAAAGGGCAAATGGAAAGGACGGGAGGGAGGCGCTTAGAGCCGGGGTGGTTGGAACCAGACGGTGGGGACACGTGGCTGAggcaggggctggaaggaggggcCCAGGCAGGGCCTGAGGAGCTGTGCTGCGGACTTGGGCCCTTGAGAGGTTTCATGAGGAAAGACATGATCGGAGCTACAGGTTGTAAAGATGCCCCTGGCTGCAGGTGTCGGATGGCAGCCCTTTCCAGTGGAGGAGGGTGGGTGGCCAGTCCGGCACTGCAGGGTAGCCCAGGGAGCCATGGAAGTGACCTGGGGGCGGTGAGGGGAAGCAGGAGAGCAGCGCACTGGGAGTAGGTGGTGTGGGGATGgggtgccccccgccccccggccttGGGTGACAGATCGGGAGCATTTGCTTGAAGCAGGTGGAGTTTGAAGGCAGGGATCGGGGAGGGATGATCGGCGTGAATCCAGTTTGGACCTGTTGCTGGTAGCCCTGAGGCACCAACCACAAGGGGCCCGGTGTCTGATGTGCTTATTCACCCTTCCTCCTGTCCATACCCTGAAGCCTTTCTCAAGTCTGGGAAGACTAATGTGTCTTTGCCAAACTGAGCGATTTAGTGTTCTTGGTGACAGAGTCAGACATGGTGAAGACATTTTTCAGtttcagtaaaacagaaaaataatctttatctTGATCTGAAATCTCAACTCCGACAACAACTTTCTGcccttctctgtgcctgtgtctCACCCAGGCCAGCTACACTGACCCCCAGAGCAAGCTGCGCTTCAGCACCATCGAGGAGTTTTCCTACATTCGGCGGCTGCCGTCCGACGTGGTCACGGGCTATCTGGCCCTGAGGAAGGCCACGAGCATCGTTCCCTGAGCCCGGAGAAACGGAGCATGAAGTGGAAAACTGTTTCAAAGGCAGACTTTGGACTCAAGATTTTGTTTTATGGAAACAAACTCATTCTGTCAATCTGGAAATGTCAGTGTTGGGCCTTGGAAAGAATGTTTGGCTTTAATTTaaggaggtttttttgttttccctccaAGTGTGATATTTCCTGTTGAattaaattatacttcagttGTTGCCCCAAGTAAAGTTGTTtgacaagaaaatataaaattgtgcttttaatttaacCCAAGTAAGTCCTCGAACTTTTGCTTCAAAGCTGTGGACTCTTGTAACATGTTTAAAGACTCGACAGTGAGTCCTGACAATGAGGCTGAGTTATTCCTGATCCCGGGGACTCCCTCTCTGAGCGTGTTCAAATTTGTCCCCGATCGAAATGCTTGGAAGAGGTCCAGAATTGGGGCTGGAGAAGAGAGAACTGAGGGACTCACCCTGTCACACTGGGTCAGTCCTCGTTCTAGGCCTTGGCCTCTGGATCAGCTTCCCTTCCCGGCCTCCAGAACCGAGAGAGATGCATCTGTTAGTTAAGCCACTGAGTGGTCTATGGCatttacagcagcctgagctgactaaacCAGCAGCCCCGGCCCCTTTCTGGGGGTGTGGGGTATGACTATCATCACCCCTCCCAAGCAGGATGTCTGTCCTGGTACAGGATGCTGTCTGCTCCAGAACAGGGCCTGCCTCCCATCCTCCGAGAAGAGGAGGCGCTCATGGGCCAGGAGAAGGAGATGTACTCCAAGCTTCCCTGAGCCCCATTCCCACAGGTCTCTGGGGGGCGACAGTGGAACCAGACCCTGGGGCTTCTGGGCCAGAGCTGCCTGTGCTTTGGGTGGCTTAGGCCCCCAGGTGCCTTTGCTTTCTGAGGGAAAGCCCCTCCTGCACCCCTCTaggcacagagaaaggaaaaacaaagccgAGAGTCAGCTGGGGGCCAGCCTGCTGGACGGGTGGCAGCTGCCGGGAACTTggcttttcctttcctccaggtGGGCGCAGCAGCCCCTGTGTCATTCAGCCCCTTCCCAGctggtggggagagtgggaggtgtGTGGTGtggcttctccctcccccacggAAAGGGACTGAGGTGATGGCCAGGAGAGCGAGGACCTTCTCTAAGCCCGTGAGCACTGAAGCACTGGAGCCTGCGGCAAGGGGTCCTCAAGCCTCAGCGCTAACAGAACCACCTGAGGCGCCGCTGTAACACAGACAGGGGCCCATCCCCCTAGGGTCTGATCCAGAGattgggggtggggcctgagaatctgcatttctaacaaatgaTTCTGATGTTGCTGGCCCCAGAAACCGTACTTGGAAACCCACTGCTGACACGGAAGTTCTCTGCAGGACCAGAGGCTGCTTCCTGGGTTCTCGCTCCTGCGTCCCCTGCCTGCACTCAGCCTAGGGAACCCCCATGGGGCGAGTAAGTCAAGGGCCCTTCTTGCCTTGCTTCCACCTTCTGTGACACAAAGAACACGTGGGGCAGGTGCACTTCTCTTCCGTGAAGACCCCCCGTTTGGACCATGCCCCACGATCCTAAccatttctagaaatggaaattctaatCATTTCTAACACTGCTTGCTGGCCGCTACCTCAGTCCTGATTTCAGACTcccctgggccagggccaggagGACAAAGGATCCCTGCCTGGCACACGGCCACCGGGGGTTCCCACGGACCCCTGCAGGCCTTTCAGGGTTTGAGGGGGGTGGGTGTGCACCAGAGCCCTCCGTCAGAGTCACCTGGgacctgttaaaatgcagattactgGGCCACACCCT
It contains:
- the INO80C gene encoding INO80 complex subunit C, encoding MAAQIPIVATTSTPGIARNSKKRPASPFHNGSGAGGYTASKKKKVSASGFAQGISMEGVSENKMVPSDFSTGPLEKAAKPLPFKDPNFVHSGHGGAAAGKKNRTWKNLKQILASERALPWQLNDPNYFSIDAPPSFKPAKKYSDVSGLLASYTDPQSKLRFSTIEEFSYIRRLPSDVVTGYLALRKATSIVP